The genomic window TACTATTCCCGGCGTCGCCGTGCGGCGGCATGGCGCCGTCATACATCCCGCGTACGGACTCGAATCGCATCGCGAGTGTCCGAACGGGATTTTGCCCGCGCATTCGAAGCTGAACGCCGAGATCAGGTCGGCCCCCGGAACCAGGCTGTGATCGTTGACGTACTTGCAGGCTGGGGCCTTGTTCGGATGTCCGGTGCAACGGCTCCCGTCCTTGCCGCACACTTTCACCGTTTTGACATAGACGTCGTGGTTCAGGATCGCATTAATGTTGACAAAGTAGCTGCCGCTGGGAATTTCAAAGCACTTGCAGTCCGCGAACTCACCCGCCTTGTCCGCCTTGCAGCCCATCGGCGCGGCGCCGGAATAAGCGCACAGCGCGAACGGCCCGCCGCTGCACGGCATGTTATTCGAGATCTTCTCGATGATTGTGGCGAATGCGGGACCGTACGGAGTGGTCCAGTGATCGTGCTCCGACCAGAAACTCAGCGAGTCCGGCACGAAGTGCGTGAGCGGCGCAGGCTCGGCCGGGCCGTGGTCCGCGCCGGCGGCAATCGCGCGGCCGTTCAGCGCGATCGCGATGGCAAACAGCGAGCATCCCGCAACCGCGCACACCAGTTTGGTCAATTTCATCGCAGCTCTTGTGAACTTGCGGTGCGCGCCGCATCTTGATTAACCGAAATTCGAAAGGTCTCAGCTCCCCTCAGCCGTGGCGCGGACCGAAGGCAGGAATCGCGCCTTGAAAGCCGCGGCTGAGAGCTTGGTGTGTCCAGCGAGCCTCGACAGCGCCGGCTCGTCAAAGTCCTCCGGCTCGAGCCGGATCATGTAAGAACGCGCCACCTGGTATGACTCGGTGGAGACATCCACTGTCCGCACCCGAATCCGGCCCGTGCTCGGGTCGAGCAGTTGCTCGAAATTGACTGGCGTCACGCGGCCGCCCGCAATAGCGATCAGCACATTGGAGCCGCCGCTTAGCAGGTGGCGCACCGCGCCGTAGCCCAGCGTTCGCGTATATGCGACGTCGAATGGCAACGGCTTCGCGCAGCGCAACTCGTAGCCGATGTCCTTGGCGACCACGGTAGCATCGATGCCGAGTTGCTTGAGCGCCGCCCCCACCTGATCGCGCAAGACAATGCCCAGCGGGATATCCGCGATGTGCACATGGCCGTAAGCGTCGGGGTGCGAGCCCGCCGCCGCAGCCAGAGTGCCTACGTCCATGCGCTCTGCGATCCCTTCGGCGATGACCGCGACGCCGTGGTCGTGGCCGCTGGCGCGACGCTTGATTATCGCGCCCACGATAGTGTCGACGACCAGCGCGAGGTCAAACTTCTTGCCGCGAAATTCCTCGGGAATCACCGCCAGCGTAGCGCCGGCTGACTTGCACATACCGAGCGCGAGCGACCCCGATTTCCGGCCCATCGAGATCGTCAGGTACCACCTGCTGGTGGTGCGCGCGTCTTCCATCAGCGATTCGATGATCCCGGCGCCGATGGCACGAGCGGTTTCGTAGCCGAACGTCGCCGCATTCTCGGGCAGCGGCAGATCGTTGTCGATCGTTTTCGGCACGGTCACGATGCCGATCCTGCCTCTGGTGCGCTCGGCGATTCGCGCCGCACCGTAGGTGGTGTCATCACCACCGATACAGATCAAGTAGCGAACGCCAAGCGCTGTCAGCGCATCGACCACGCGCCCCAGGCTCGCTTCGTCGCGCGCCGGATTGGTGCGCGAGGTGCGCAGGATCGAACCACCGGTGAAGTGGATCCTGCTGACCTCCTCGATTTTGAGTTCGACGACGTGCCCGGTGTCGCCTTCCACCAGCCATCGATAGCCGTCGCGTATCCCCACGACGCGCAGTCCGCACTTGATAGCCTCAATGGCAGCCGCGGCGATCACGCTGTTGATTCCGGGGGCGGGACCGCCGCCGACCAGGATCGCGAGGGTCTCTCGCTGCTTATCGTCGCTCTTCATCGTCACAATGGGCACCGTCATCGGTCATGTTTATTCCTACGCGCACGCTACTTGTAAAAGCCACGCCGAGGCCGGTTCGATCTGCTCAGATTTAAATCCGCGATTCGGACACTTGGCGGGCTGCACCATTAAGGTGGGATTCCCATTTTTATTCCTGCTCTAAACTCGCACCAACAACGATCCGTCTGCAAATGCAAAGTTCAACGCGAAAACAGAGTGCGATAAAAAATTACAGCAGACTAATCAGGCAGCTCAGCGCGCGAGCGATTCTAATCCGGCCGGCGATTGCTCTGGCCAGCCTGGCAATCGCATGGCTTCCGGCTACAGGCGCGGGGTCTCGAGACTGATGAATCCTCGCGGCTTCACGAGCTAATGCGCGGGCGATCCAAATATCTAGTTCGAGTTCGATCCGAACGCCTCACCAATAAGGTGAAACGGAAATATAATTACAGTTCCAATCGCGCTCATGACCCCACCGGAATCATTAGACGAGCTTGCCGACGGCGCGGGTGTTGGCGCGCTGGCCGGATCCCCCGCTTCGTCCGAGATAGACGCGTACGGGGGAATCGTCTGATCGATCTCCTGCGTCGTGCATCCCGCCGCGAGAGCGATCGCGCCGCCAACGATCGCGGCTGCAAGAGTCCATTTCCGCCTTCCAGTCACTCGCTTCGTTTCGGCGCCCGCGCCGGTGCGAGAGCCGGGAGGAATCGCGAGAAGGCTATCGCAGCGATTATTGAGCAACCTCGCCCGGCGATTGCGCCAGCGGCACCAATTGCGCGAGGTCGCACTGGATCAACGCCTGGATCTTGTTGTCGATTTGATAGAACCGCGTCACCTTCACTTGCGAGACGACGGCGCGGAACTGCGCAATGAATTCTTTCTGCACGTCAAGCCGCGCCTGCTGGATGGCGATTACCTCGTCGAGCTTCTTCTTGGCATCGGCGTCGGTCAAATTATTGTACTTGGCCGCGAATTCTTTGAGCTCTTTGATGTGGCGGTCTTCGATGCGATCCATCTTCGCTTCGTAGGCGTCGTAAACCGGCCAGAACTTGGCCGCTTCATCGGCGGTCAGGTTCATGTTGGCGCCGACCGTTGCCTTGCGCTGTGCGCGGGTGGCCGCGATGTCGAGCTGCTTCTGCGAGGCCGGCGGGTTCTGCGCTGAGGCCGGACCGCTCAGGCCGAGCGTGCAGACCACCAGCGAAGCTGCGGTGAAACTTGCGAGAACAGTCTTGAGGCTCATCGATGGATTCTCCTGGGTTTTTGGCTTCAGCAAAGACCGCAGGATGGTGCTGCATTAGGAGATCATAGTCAAGTAGATAAGTACAGGTGCTCGAACTCAGACGGCCCGTATTGCGTTTGGGCCAGCAAATATGCGAGTTTCCATCCTCGACTGCGCAAATCAACGTGAGGAATTTTCCGCGGGGTCCGGCCAGCCGGAACGGAAAGCCTCAGCATAGACGGAGGAAAAAATGAATTCGAAAGTACGAGCAATGGTGATCGGACTGGGGTTGGCGGTGGCACTGGCCACGGGTGCGCCATCGGCACGGGCCCAAGGCGCAGCGCCCGCAGCGGCGCCTGCATCCGGCGGGGGGGCAGCCGTTCGGGCAGGATACGTGACTTGCCACGTCGCGTCCGGATGGGGATGGATTTTCGGCTCGTCGCGCAAGCTACAGTGCGCGTATGCCCTGCAGCCGGGATACACCGAGTATTACACCGGTTCGATCACGAAGTTAGGCGCTGATATCGGATACCTTCAGTCGGCCGTGATTATTTGGGCAGTTCTCGCCCCGACCACCAACCTCGGCCAGGGTGCACTTGCGGGTCACTACGGCGGAGCGACCGCGAGCGCAGCGGTCGGAGTCGGTGCGGGCGCCAACGTATTGGTCGGAGGCTTGAAGAACTCGATCGCATTGCAGCCGGTCTCGATCGAAGGACAGAACGGCTTGAACATCGCGGCAGGGGTTGTCGAGATGACGTTAAAGTTCAACGAAGCGAAGCCGGCGAAGAGCACTCCGTAGCCGGCACTTTCGTTTACTCGGAGTTATATACAGCGGGGGCGGCCCTCATGGCCGCCTCCGTTTTTTTGCGCCTTCTCAAGAAATCGCACTTGGTCGCGATGCCGGGGGCGGGACTCGAACCCGCACGGAGCTTTCGCTCCAGAGGATTTTAAGTCCCTTAAGTTTAGCTCTAACGGCCTGAAATTATTGGTTTTATTTCTTCGGTCATGTGAAAATGTGCAACTTTATGTGTAAGTTTTGAAGGGCATCCGGCTTGTCTTAAGGGCATATTCGGGCAGTTAGAGGAACCGGGGTTCGTGCTAGCCGCGACGGATGTGCAAGCCATTGCTGGATTACGGGTCAGTTCGCCGCATCTTTGATGCGATGTTTGCCGAGCTTGTATGAAAGATCGCTTCGCGACATTCCAAGCCGGCGCGCGACTTCCGCCTGGGCGCCATCGGCTATTTTCAGCGCGCGCTGGATGACCGCCTTTTCCAGGGAGGCCAGAAAGTCTCGAAGATTGTGCGTCTCGGGCATCATTTCGGCGAGCTGGTCGGGAGTGAGCTCGGCGGAGTTGCGGGGCACGATACCGTTTGCGTTGCGAGGCGTTGACACCGGGAAGTGCTCCGGAGTGATTTCCTCCTCAGTTGAGAGAATGCATGCGCGCTCGATAAGGTTACGAAGTTCGCGGATATTCCCTGGAAAATCGTAGCTGAGGAGCGTGCGCACCGCCTCGGCGCTGATTCTGCGAGGCGGCGTGTTCAGATCGCGCACAGCTTGCACCAAGAAGAGAGCGCAAAGCTCGGGTATATCCTCGCGATGGTCGCGCAGAGGAGGAACCGCGAGCGGAACCACCGCCAGCCGGTAGTACAGGTCCTCGCGAAACTGACCCTCCTGTACGCGCCGCTGCAAATCCCTGTTGGTCGCGACCAGCAGCCGCACGTCGGTGTGGCGGGGCTTGGTTGATCCGAGCCGAGTGACCAGCCCGTCGGTCAACACGCGCAGCAGCTTGGCCTGCGCCGCCAGCGACATTTCGGCGGCCTCGTCGAGAAACAGAGTACCTTCGTGTGCCGCCTCGAAAACTCCCTCGCGCGCGCGGTCGGCGCCAGTGAACGCTCCCCGCTCGTGTCCGAACAGCTCGCTTTCCAGAAGCGTTTCGGTAAACGCCGCACAATTGACGGCGATGAGGGGCTTTTCGGCCCGCAGGCTGTTGCGATGGATTGCACGGGCGACCAACTCCTTGCCGGTTCCAGTTTCTCCAGTGACGAGAACGGTGGCGTTGGTTGGTGCAACGCGCGCAATTTTCTCGCGAAGTTGGCGAATTGCGAGACTGCGCCCGCTGATCTCTGATGAGCCTTCAAGGCGTACCACCGTGTCGCGAAGCCTGCTGTTCTCACGCACGAGCCGCGTGTGCTCCATCGCGCGCGTGGCTGACGCCAGCAATACTTCAGGAACGAAGGGCTTGGTAATGAAATCAAATGCGCCGCGGCGCATGCTCTCCACCGCGAGTTCAATTGTCGCAAACGCGGTCAGAAAAACGACTGACAAAGTCGGATCGGTCTCCCGCACCGCGGCCAGGACGTCCAATCCTTCACCATCGCCCATTTTCTGGTCAGTTATGACGGCGTCGAACGTGTACTCGGCAAGCGCGCCGCGCGCGTCGTTGACACCGGCAGCCTCGATTACTTCGTGATGTTCCTGCTTCAGATTGGAGATGAGTATTCGCCGCAGGTGCGGTTCGTCATCCACAACGAGTATCTTGCCCATAGTCTGGCCCCTATCTGAGGGATTGGTTCGGGGAGTGTGCCGGTATCTCAACGGAAAAGCATACCCGTTGCGTTTCGTTGATTCTCAATACGATATCGCTGCCGTGCGCGCGCGCGATGTTGCGCGCGATCGCGAGACCAAGTCCGTTGCCACCCTGCTTAGTCGTAAACAGTGGCTCGAAAATGCGCGCCACAATTTCAGCGGGAATCGGTCCAGCCGGATCGACTACATCGATTCGGATCTTGCCATTTCCGTTCATCTGAGCGTTGAGTTTCACTAAGTCGCCGTGATTGCATGCATCGATTGCGTTCAGCACCAGGTTCAAGAGCGCCTGATGCATCTGGGTTGCATCGAACTCCCCCTCAAGTGCGCTATCGGCGGCCACATCGATCGTCACACCTTCATTGGCCGCGTGCGCGCGAGCGACCGTAGCGACGT from Candidatus Binatus sp. includes these protein-coding regions:
- the pfp gene encoding diphosphate--fructose-6-phosphate 1-phosphotransferase, translating into MTVPIVTMKSDDKQRETLAILVGGGPAPGINSVIAAAAIEAIKCGLRVVGIRDGYRWLVEGDTGHVVELKIEEVSRIHFTGGSILRTSRTNPARDEASLGRVVDALTALGVRYLICIGGDDTTYGAARIAERTRGRIGIVTVPKTIDNDLPLPENAATFGYETARAIGAGIIESLMEDARTTSRWYLTISMGRKSGSLALGMCKSAGATLAVIPEEFRGKKFDLALVVDTIVGAIIKRRASGHDHGVAVIAEGIAERMDVGTLAAAAGSHPDAYGHVHIADIPLGIVLRDQVGAALKQLGIDATVVAKDIGYELRCAKPLPFDVAYTRTLGYGAVRHLLSGGSNVLIAIAGGRVTPVNFEQLLDPSTGRIRVRTVDVSTESYQVARSYMIRLEPEDFDEPALSRLAGHTKLSAAAFKARFLPSVRATAEGS
- a CDS encoding DUF992 domain-containing protein, with translation MNSKVRAMVIGLGLAVALATGAPSARAQGAAPAAAPASGGGAAVRAGYVTCHVASGWGWIFGSSRKLQCAYALQPGYTEYYTGSITKLGADIGYLQSAVIIWAVLAPTTNLGQGALAGHYGGATASAAVGVGAGANVLVGGLKNSIALQPVSIEGQNGLNIAAGVVEMTLKFNEAKPAKSTP
- a CDS encoding sigma-54 dependent transcriptional regulator, whose translation is MGKILVVDDEPHLRRILISNLKQEHHEVIEAAGVNDARGALAEYTFDAVITDQKMGDGEGLDVLAAVRETDPTLSVVFLTAFATIELAVESMRRGAFDFITKPFVPEVLLASATRAMEHTRLVRENSRLRDTVVRLEGSSEISGRSLAIRQLREKIARVAPTNATVLVTGETGTGKELVARAIHRNSLRAEKPLIAVNCAAFTETLLESELFGHERGAFTGADRAREGVFEAAHEGTLFLDEAAEMSLAAQAKLLRVLTDGLVTRLGSTKPRHTDVRLLVATNRDLQRRVQEGQFREDLYYRLAVVPLAVPPLRDHREDIPELCALFLVQAVRDLNTPPRRISAEAVRTLLSYDFPGNIRELRNLIERACILSTEEEITPEHFPVSTPRNANGIVPRNSAELTPDQLAEMMPETHNLRDFLASLEKAVIQRALKIADGAQAEVARRLGMSRSDLSYKLGKHRIKDAAN